In Episyrphus balteatus chromosome 4, idEpiBalt1.1, whole genome shotgun sequence, the sequence CCCTCATCAGCTTGGGCTAATTTGAACTTATTCTCCAAAAGAAGTTTATCTATACTATGATCAGATAGCTTCCGTTTGTTAACTTTCGCGACTTTTTGTAGAACCTTTTTGGCTTTTTCTTCTTCACCTTGCGATAGCAACCATCGAACACTTTCTGGAAGAATCCATAGGAAAGCAATGTGTCCCAATGCCGGAATGTAAAGTATTTGTAGGATAGTTCGCCAATTGGGGAAATACTTAGCCACAACTGCAAGTAACACTTCACCAATGGCATAGAATATGGTAATAAGAGAACAGGCGGGAACTCGTACCTTTGGGCCAACTAATTCTAGCGCGAGAATGAAGACAGTTGCATAAAGGGTGCTTCCACAAAGATTATCGAGGAACTCAAATGTCAGGAACATGTAGTAGTTTGTTGAAAAGGATCGTAGTATACCCATCAAAGCACTTAGAAAACCTCCCACTGCCAGCATAGTTCGGCGGCcatatctaaaaataaaaatctaagttagaatttttttgattggagtcgctgtaaataaaaaaaaaattagttcattaCTTTTGCCGCTAGAGGGCAACACATTTAATGTAATGTAAAGTTACATAGTATTATAACCACCGGACAAGCAAGACGCTCTTAATGATAACTCATTTGTCGAAATACGATAAGCAATTTAGAAGTTATGATTGAACAGGTGAACATGCATTAGGAAAAAAACGTCAAATACGTTTGAAAAAGCCAGCttacagtatttttaaaaaaattatcagctATTCATATCATAATTACTATTCCGTAATTTTTCATACATCATTTTGTACTAAGAAGATGAGCTGTTTTAAAcctcattaaaataaaacagaactaattaataataaaaaactaatttaaaataatcatACTCCCACTGTATAACGgtttttctgttgttgttttaaATTATGTGCTCTTTTGACCCGcctattattttgttatttttagctCTCAGTTGCATCTAAGTCATTCTATTATCTCAAAATAAAGCAAAAGTTGCTCAAGAATAATACAAAAGCATTTCGATCGAAATCAAGCTACTACAGCTATATACGAGCTATTTGTGCATTGCTattgttttcaaacaaaataatgagCTACTCGAGGAAACAATATGTGTTATGTAGATATTCCCAGAAGCATAACTAACATTGACATTGGTCCAGTGTCAGTTTAGTCAGCAGTTAGATCAGAGCTTACGAATGTAGGTATACCTCTTAATTATAAGACTTCCTGCAGTGTTATTACAGTACtgtgtaaaaacaaaaatagaattgaaaagGCAAAGTTAAGGTTAAGTTTAATAAAGTTTGTATTTAGATACAGTTCATGGCTTAAAATACCTACCATAGTTTAATTTATAGTCCGAAATgccagtttttgaaaatttatcttgaagcttaaaattttaagaaatttttcacTGTAACTGatcaacaaacttaaaaaaaaatctgtgatgataaaattttcaaatttcaaaagttgTTACTTAGCTACACTCataaaacttggcaaaaagtttgtttttggaTCAAGACGGAAGGGtgtttttcgcggacaagagggagggggtgaaggtaaaaaatatagtgaaaaaattgtttgtcgaatatcatcatatgacacatgtttttgaGGTATTTGTTGCTGCTAAATCTAATGAcatacaaaacgaaaaaaaacactctttcacctaactgttttttatgaaaactctttagttttgctttctatcccaaattaaaagttttcactattttttttcactaaaaaaaaaaaaaaaacataatataatCTCATAGACACTTtcaccaagtttgaaaaaaaaaaaataacaaaatttatgtaagctgttatgatacctttctcacacataactcaacccctcaaaaaaacaccctttcatcaaaaattctccttaaccctctgtaggcacacctcatttttgcgaatttattttatacttattcatgtcgctagaacttttttcgatctCACAATTTtttagagaatcatatatgaaattgatgtagaatttgatgaggaattcgaatattgtattcacaattcaaaaaaatttgttttcacccttataaagacacttttttgtgaccacttttaatttttgtcctgccaatttcgcacccgtgtgtcgacagagggttaaaattttttgaatgctttCTCCCTGCTTTATTAAAAACCTGCAAAATCTTTCccttcaaatacaaaattttgcaatttataGCATTATTTCATTGATTATGTCCAATTgacaaaagtaaaataaaaaataagaaaaaaaacttatacctACTGCAAATAAGCAACCACACCTCAAAGCAACTTTTGGGTTATTTCACGACTAAAGCTTAAAGAGTCCTTTCATTTAAGTCTCAATCAATGGGTTTGgaggaatttcaaaaaatgatttttttttcggcaaggggcaCCTTGGATTTATTTTTCGAGAATCCAaagaaaatagatttgtaattctTACCTAAATGGGTAGGCCACTATACTGTTGCATGGGGAAATGCTCTAAAATTTCAGTGGATTGTGTTGATTAACACATTGGTTTATTTCTTTTCGAGTTGATTTATGATATTTCTTAAATCAATATTgtctatgaaataaaaaaactcacTTACGATAGGATATAATACAAATAGTTAGTTTCTATGGAATGTCAACGAACGTTCTTTTCACTTCAAGGTTCAATTTACAATGAAATATTCAATGAAAAGTGGTATGCGTCAAATATTCAGATGTATATTCCACAGTACTaaactacctacctacctattttCAATTGAAGTTGTTTTATAAGAGAATTCTAATTTTTCATATAACGCACTCTCAATCTTTCATTGTAGAACGCATTTGAAATATCAAGGAAAtagaaagttttttatttttcaattacttggatataaaagttgtgaaacttaaagtaaaaatttgaCACCAAGTTTTTACtaaattaatgttttatttttgtcaaatgcACAATAACTTTTCATGCAAAAAGCTTTAAGACGCAAATTATATTTACAAATGTTATCAAAACCATTACATTCCACaagttaaataataattatttcactttgtttcgcatttttcacaGGATCtgttttccactttttttaatgatttcagCATTTGCATACAGTTTTCAAGCTTATAATCTTGactaaaacatatttttgaacaCTGGTGTACAATATTCACTTTCATTCACACCGGGACGTGTTTGTATAACAATTGATTTGGTTTACAATATGACAGTAATTATCCCATATatcttcatcaaaaaaaaacagacaaattcTATAAGTTAAATTACCTGTTAAATTATCTATCGCCATACAATTCACTTTTGTTCaattatatcaacaaaaaaacttaaacatcttgttttgaaaaaaaaaaaaaaatcaaaattcctcAAAGTTAATTAACggaaacaaaaattggaaagcAATTTgtaaatttacataaaattagTTAACATTCGCGACACTAAATATAAACGGCCGGTTTTTTGAACTTGTAAAAAGGAAGTTAACCGGAATCGATTTCTCCCatcaatttcttatttttctttctcACCTGTCTGCAAAAAATCCACCCAATGGTATTCCAATAAACTGTCCAATATTATTGACCGTTCCAAccatcgatagtttccattcgTCCGAGCAATAAATACCAAACTATAAAGATTATCAATCTATTTTTAGGAAATCTTTACACTTTGATCAGTTCTTACGTCATTCGAAATGGTCAATTCTTTATCACGAAATATTAAATCAGTACCACATTTCTCTTCAAGGCTTCGATTGAAATTCTCAGCTAGACAGAAATCAGCTGCAAGACTGCGATTGTAGGCCATATAGCGATTACAACTCTCCAAATCACCTCCTGTCTTAAGAGGGATTGAAAAGTCTGTCCATGGTTCTAAATAGGAACTTTCAGGTCCATCACATTCTGGTACACGACATCTATCCAAAAGGGAAAAGATTGAAGATCACAAAAATTGAGGTAGTACAAAATTTAAATCGCACCTATGAACCACTGTACTCGCGGTAAAAACGTATGTTAccgaaaaaattgcattgaatagCATAGGAATACATATTAAGAGGTAATTGATTAATTGGAACTTTCCGAATTGTCCAATTCGAACTAGAATTGCATCTAAACTAAAATCTTCCGAGTCAACATTGGAAGTAGTTGTTGTCGTTGGAGACGTCGCTGTTGTAGCACTATTCCTAACACCGGTCATAATTACGGATCACTTCACTATTGCCTCAAAATGTGTGTTAATGTGAGACTCGGAGAGCAACTTGTGTGGCAGCAAGCGATACCACCTTCTCGATTGAGGTCGCTTTATGAAATAAGCTGAATAAGTTTTAGCAAGTGTGTCTTGACTGCTGCCTACATAAAGTTAAGcgcttttttttgcacttatgGAGAAGAGGGCTTGTGACTTGAATGCTACATTTTTAATCTGTACTCGTGTGTCACACTCATCAACGCCACCACCGCTCAACAGGTGTGATTTGATTAAGATGTTTGATACACAGCCCACACACGTTCATCAATTATTTTGCTAAATAATGTAGTTtacatttatttgaaatatcaatttttttgttataaaataattGATACCGGCGGCGAGTCATGATTGATAATGTATCAACGTGAACTTTAGATGGTTTTGAGTGACGCGCAATAGATTATTGGAAAGGTTGAAGCTTTTTTAAttcgtcaaaaaaataaaaattagtatttaattttgtttgattgttttcgCTTTTTGATATATGTACTCGTATGATTGATACgttttattgttaattttattgtttgctgATTAAAAACAGCAGTTGGTAGTTTGTAATTGTTTTCTTAGAAATAATAATAAGCATTTGAGAAGAAAAATcggtaattttttgttatacatttgcgttttttttttttattgttgcggGTGTGACAAATTATTGAATCAATATTAAAATTGATAGAATTGAGTTAAGAGAAAAATACATGGGGTGTCCTTATAACAACATTTACCATTAATTGCAAATAACTTGAAtttgtttgaatattcaaaGTTGAGTTTTGGTGTGACCTTGAAAAACACAATTTTCGAATGAGAAATCAAAATTCCTTATTTTTCCCGCAAATCATtatgtgaaatatttttcaaatgtttataaaaatattaatcttCGGTATCCGTtccagaataataaaaaaacaaaaaaaaatattcgttacgggtgtgacaaaattgatatttattgCTTTTTTCCTAGACTTTTTAGAATTATGTTTGAGGTTCTTAAAgtattaatattcaaaaaaaaaaaagtctgggAAAAAATTCAGTCCGTTTATATAAACATGATATAAAGATGAAAAAGCGATTTTGTTtgctataaatatttttttttgttagcataaaaattacttaaaaagctgttattttgtttttgtgtattcAGATGTTAAAATTTCGATAaatatttgatataaaaattctttCTAGGAAcactttaaatatatttttaaaagtttgaagCTTTTATTGAACTAATCAAATATGaacttatttattgtttttacgTTTTGATAGTAATTTTTTGACAGATtggcaggtttttttttttaagataatggtTGAATAAAATTCTCTCTAAGCAAAGGAGAAAATTCAAGATTAGTCTATCATGGGCTTCAGTCCTTTAACTCGATGTTAGTCatatttagtattttttaaGATAAGTGGCAGAAAACATTTAAGCTACCAAGTTCAATCTTTAAAAGAAGATCATTAAAGCATGAATATTGAATCAATTACGATTGTTGTTTATCTTGATGGCCTTACAATTCAAAGCAACTTTTACTCTAAGAGCAAGAACGTGCGACagtgttgtttttttgatgCCTACCTATACGCATACAAAAAACAAGTCAGGCAGCTCTAGTAGGTCAAAGCAAACAACAGAAAACTGCCCTTATCTAAGAAATGTGTGAATTCAAAATCTGAACTAGATGTCTAAGTCACGGTCGAACATTTTGTATTAGCCATTCAtttgttaaattgaaaaaaaaaaaaatatatatatatatatgtattactcatacacctcagtgaccgTAGCTTTGAAGATGTATgcatttataaatacaaaaatgatatcgatgaaaaaaagttaaactagTCGACCTTTGTTGGCCATTCACCGACCTTTAGAAATTATAATGTTGAATAAAGACATGAATTTATAATACTTCGAGCTGACAAGGAACATGCATTTTCTCATGATAGTGATAATCTTGGAGACTATGTCAACTCCTCCCAAGAAGCAGTTTTCTTAAACAAGAAACTCCTTTGTGATAATTTACTGcaaaaaagttatgaatttggtatatttgttgttttttttttaagacctttGAAAGCGAGATAAGCTTATTTTTCGCTCTTCTTTAAACATGCAACAGTTTTgtgcatacaaaaatataaaaaaaaaattgaaaattttaacttttaccttcacaattcaaaattttagaacTGCATATTAATTATTACttatttcttgtttattttttttttctttttaaaaaactttaaatttatgtgaaaagCTTTTAAGTTCTTCCTCAAAAAGAAATACGTGTGAGTTCGTCgaagtttatgttttttattagggaaatctaataaaaattaactatttggaatgaaataaatcTTTTACGATTTTCTCAACGCTCTACACACTTATTTACTGTTCCTAAGATTTTTAAGAACATAATGTAGATAAGACTCAACAgtcatggaataaaaaataaaatgcacgactggggtcgcacgtacttgctcttgcagtttaaaacacttttatgttggtttacttgtagattttaagagctgcctctatataaatttaaagaaattttgttgatgttggagaagagccgacatttaggacaaaattttgaaaaatttgtatgggaggtacacttttttgacttttttgagaaaaactaaaaatgcagttttattgcaattgcttcaaatattacgtctgcaaagtttaatcaaaatcgttagagccgtttttgagttatttggtttgcattgaaaaatttgtatgggaggtacactttctaagcgagatataaaaaaacaaaaaaaaccaactttcagaattccataaaaatcatctgtaccaaatttgaagaaaatccgtccacccgtttaggctgtggaaatgtgtacagatggacgtacagacgcacagacgcacgaacggaattgcgagactcacttttttggaattctccatcatcgtaatgttggttttgattaaaatctcaaaaatttttttcgacacgaaaccaatacttgccctatagatacggtgaccatccgtcccggtttacccgggactgtcccgtatttctacagcttgtcccgggtttttatttaagaaacccgggacgtataagtgtcccgtattttgtaatttgtgacgtgattgtcccgtatttgaacattctctgatttttgtattcaatattttaaatactttgtacggaaaacaagaaaacagtggctggAAATTAAATACGCttctgaagcaaaacgaacatttttctaagtctccaaagtcaaaaaaatcatgtgtgcaattcacacgtggtagaagtgaaaccttaaaaaatcatttttcttgcaaaaaaaaaaaatagaaaaaatctacctatttttattctatcaccttcaaatccatgttttttatatgacaacctatataaattttatatcatctgaaagcttattgtctaaactcaaaatatatatatcgatcaggtctatcagacatctacaaaaagacctagaatttttttaactcgatcaatttccatcaaaaaaagcgaaaaaaacacgtatttttgtcttctcacgctattaaatccattttcttccctaacaacctataacaacctacaccatctgaaagcttattgtcttagctcaaaatatatatatcgatcaagtctatgagccatctacaaaaagagctagaattttttgaactcgatcaaatttcatcaaaaaaagcaaaaaaaacatttatttttatgttctcatgctattaattcaatttttttgtttaacaacctataaaaaattttataccatgtgaaagcttattgtttcaccttgtataaagatacataaatcttatttcaaagatgtctacaagagaagttagaattttttaaagtcaaccatgtcgaatttccagactgagattacggtacttcctacactggtagctggtcattgccaacagatctccacaggtgttttgaggtatttttaattttttttcaatttaagattgtgtaacttgtagagcacgtaaagttttgtgtgatatatcaaataaaaggttatgttatcagcatgcgtattaaagttaaatcaaatttatatgtgcactagatcaaaagatataacgtgtgttggaaaagaacatctttttaccgttatctccgaattttgaatatgaaattaattgaaattttgtacatttataatttatttaattacctatctacagtacaaatttcattcatccatctattaaaacaaaaaagttataaaaagttgaagtcgtgtcgcgttttcgtttcatcttgtttcaaatcactacgatactaaagaagttttcacttcaaaaacttttgctgcaagaaaaattacctGTACAAATAAgtgggagtgacaaacgattgaaaaatctcTATATATTccagcacaggtaagaatttcgttacctatgctgcgtattgtgcaacgaaaagcaaaattttcgtttgcgaTTTcattgtgctggttttgtacgaaaattttcgtttcgcctctagactacgtattagttttttttaaatgttcgtcaattatttagttccagcttctgtttgtcaggttgctacaccatgttttcgaataaagaacaacatatggaagagtaaagaaccccaacccaaattagtttcaaaacttttaaggaaatgttaaaagttgtgtaaaagatcatacaatttcaaaatcatttaaaataaaattaaaatgtctctcccgattttgattaaaataatattttcttagaaaTAATTAAcagacatttttataaaaccattttttgatttctgattcgacttaaatgatttcaacaaaaacgctcccataaaatcgtttaggaaatcttgatatcaaaataattaaaaaattatgaaaactcatttaaaaaaattaatttttttattgaaaaatcaatattttcaaaacgatccaactaattttttatctgtcccgggtttcgcttccagaaatatggtcaccgtacctatagagcaagtaaaaatgccaatcactcaataataaaaaaaaaactacagtaaaacccggataagtgcctttaagaactaaaattttaaggattttttcatataaaattaatcttttaagtacctttcgcttaactgccttccccgcttaattgcctggcttttcaaatacttagaattgaatttacttgcaaaaaattcttgaaagtacacatttgaaacaagtttgaacTGCAAGAAAAACTTCGTTTTCTAAACcgcttcaaaattcaaaaattctactaaaggtagaaattaactagtagtttaaactttcaaagtaattttgttttgtgaagatttagctcagggaaattagtcaaaatatgggcatgaaatcgcatttttcgcgggacaaaatttttttcatgaaatgtgttcggatggttgtccttatcataaaagtcaatttgttggcataattggaggttgggaacaaccgccatcttggaaaagagattggtatcgtttttattgaatagctccattgttattcattttaacaaaaaatgacaaaggtaagacttattaacaataaaattatctaagaaatgatgtacaaaacaattccgtgagttgattaaataaaattttatagttggtcaaagtgcgggtttgtatcgcaaggttgggacaaaatgacattttttcatatatctgacgaacttttgatttgtttggataattcttgaagaatgaattgtagtacttataattacctataaaataagcccacaatcgttattgtcaccatcgtattgtagaagtaatctaactccgaaactctccatgtactagtcaaaagtaagaaaaaagctgtttttttgctagtaggccgagaaaattttgggagtagaggtataaccaaaatataagtacgcagttttgcagccatacgcgtgttaatgtcgatttcgaaggtctgacaactctaattttgtgctttatacggtttttggggggttaaataacgtaagttttccagttaatgtgaatgggctaaatttatactatttgaaattataaatatacaagctgatgctctattatttttcctaaatctggacacctcaatctcggctatggggttaatagaactcacgatataagctttttaactaaccatatcaggcttttcaattcaaataaacaaacaaaaatctaaacaaaaaaagcttctaaaacataatcgtataaacggcttatatatagttctattggtcacatcctcaagattggggtgttcagatttaggaaaaataatagagcatcggcttgtatatttataatt encodes:
- the LOC129918838 gene encoding solute carrier family 22 member 3-like translates to MTGVRNSATTATSPTTTTTSNVDSEDFSLDAILVRIGQFGKFQLINYLLICIPMLFNAIFSVTYVFTASTVVHRCRVPECDGPESSYLEPWTDFSIPLKTGGDLESCNRYMAYNRSLAADFCLAENFNRSLEEKCGTDLIFRDKELTISNDFGIYCSDEWKLSMVGTVNNIGQFIGIPLGGFFADRYGRRTMLAVGGFLSALMGILRSFSTNYYMFLTFEFLDNLCGSTLYATVFILALELVGPKVRVPACSLITIFYAIGEVLLAVVAKYFPNWRTILQILYIPALGHIAFLWILPESVRWLLSQGEEEKAKKVLQKVAKVNKRKLSDHSIDKLLLENKFKLAQADEGRFPIKEAFKTLFWRITNCALCWFTHVLVYYGLSLNAVSLGGNKYDNFIYISLIEIPGFLIPFLTMDRYGRRYSLFGYLVICGICIGATIFIPSGMYGLNLTLFLLGKLAITASFQVLYFYTSEIFPTNVRNSLLSFCSMFGRIGSMVAPQTPLMAKYYEPSPAILFSVCALVSGFMALMFPETTDVILPTTMLEAEGIGQKKKAKEAETGNL